In a single window of the Acyrthosiphon pisum isolate AL4f chromosome X, pea_aphid_22Mar2018_4r6ur, whole genome shotgun sequence genome:
- the LOC103308162 gene encoding mitochondrial ornithine transporter 1-like, producing the protein MDSTLFVDVLAGVTGGFASALVGQPLDTVKGRMQLFPHMYGGMISCLSNIIRQQGFRGLYAGIIPALASNGADEAVMFGTYGQCQKIVAKFVGIGNTTDLNYLENAAAGSIASVSKIILKYKVSWL; encoded by the coding sequence ATGGATTCCACACTATTTGTCGATGTATTGGCTGGTGTTACCGGTGGATTTGCATCAGCACTCGTGGGTCAACCGCTGGACACGGTCAAGGGGAGGATGCAACTGTTTCCCCATATGTACGGTGGCATGATCTCGTGCTTATCAAATATTATCCGTCAACAAGGATTCCGTGGTTTGTACGCGGGTATAATACCAGCACTCGCCTCAAATGGTGCCGACGAAGCGGTCATGTTTGGAACTTACGGCCAGTGCCAGAAAATAGTGGCTAAATTTGTAGGAATTGGCAATACGACTGATTTAAATTACCTTGAAAACGCAGCGGCAGGAAGCATTGCGTCagtaagtaaaattatattaaaatataaggttAGTTGgctttga